DNA sequence from the Paenibacillus physcomitrellae genome:
TGACCCGGAACTTCGAAAAATCCATTCGGACGAACTTATCGTTTATGACACTGAGCTGTCCGAGTTTATATCCAGAAAGCTCATCCGGTTAAAAACGGAGAAGCCGGAACCTCTGTTCAATCCTGAAACAATTCAAAAGATATACGATGAGCTTAAACAGGCCAATATCACGGATCCGGCCATCCGTCAGCAGCATATTGACAGCATCAAAACGACTAAGAGCAGTGCGTCCTCTGGACATGGACAAAAGACTTCATCTTAAAAAGACTAAAAAGCTGATCCCTGCACTTCGCAGGAATCAGCTTTTTGACGTTTAAAGTCACGTGCTTAATCGGTAATGGTCTATCCCAAACAGCTCTTCACGTGTCTCCTCGCCCCAAATCCCATGTCTTAATTCATCATTAAAGCATGCCCTGCTTCCGCTCAATTTCGCAGGTAGAATTTACAGCGATACCGATTGTGCTGCCGGCAAAAGGGTCTGGAATTCCGCGAGCGAAAGCACGTTAGCGTATTTGGCGTTCAGATCAAACAGGTTCGTGCAGTGGGAGAAGTAGGAGCGGTCGAAGCAGCATTCGTCGATGACGAAGGTGGTGAAGCCATGGGAGTGGCTGTCCACGGCCGTTGCCCGCACGCAGCCGGAGGTGGATACGCCGCATACGACTACGGTGTTCACGCCCTCCCGAATGAGATGAGCGGTGAGCGAGGTCTGGAAGAAGGCGCTCGCTTTTGTTTTGTCCAGCACCCACTCGTTCTCCAGCGGTTGGATGAGGTCAGGGAAATCATTGAACTTTCCGCTCATATCGAGCTTGCTTTTCGACTTGACGGCTCCGCCGGCATAGGTGCTGTTGTAATCGTCGCCGCGCGTAAAGATGATAGGCTGATTCATGCTTCGGAATAAGCCGAGCAGTTGCGCGATTTTCGGCAGCGCCTCCCAGGAAGCGGGGCCGCAGGCGGTCGGAAACTCCGCGATGGACTCTTCCAGTGTAAGTCCTTCCGAGCCGGTAAAACCGTAAGTGGCATCAACGACCAGCAGGGCCATCCGCTGTCCGGCCTCCATTTCCTCCATAAAACCTGCCTTGCGGTATGTTGTCCATTCCGATTCCGGAATGACTTTCATCCATTCTTTAATCGTAGTTTGATCCATGAGGGTATA
Encoded proteins:
- a CDS encoding isochorismatase family protein; protein product: MDQTTIKEWMKVIPESEWTTYRKAGFMEEMEAGQRMALLVVDATYGFTGSEGLTLEESIAEFPTACGPASWEALPKIAQLLGLFRSMNQPIIFTRGDDYNSTYAGGAVKSKSKLDMSGKFNDFPDLIQPLENEWVLDKTKASAFFQTSLTAHLIREGVNTVVVCGVSTSGCVRATAVDSHSHGFTTFVIDECCFDRSYFSHCTNLFDLNAKYANVLSLAEFQTLLPAAQSVSL